The Urbifossiella limnaea nucleotide sequence GCCTGCGGGCGGCGGCCGGCGGCGACGGCGGCGCGGTCGTGGTCTGGGACGTGGATTAAACGACCCGGCGGTCGAAGTCCGGGATCTGCGTGAACGCCACCCGCGTGGGAGCCGCGTCCTTCAGCCCCCACATGCCGCCGAAGTGCACGACGCTTCCCCCGAACTCGGCGTTCACGTCGTCCATGGCGTGCGACAGCTCCGCCTCCTTGCGGTCGATCTCGAACAGGCTCGGTGTCGCGTTCGCGGCCGGCCGCAGGTCCGTCAAGACCATGCCGACTTTGAACGGCACCCCGCCCGGCGGCCGCGTCGCCCACATGTCGGACACGGCCCGGAGCACGCCCGGCGTGTCCTCGCGGTGCGGGAACCGGCACCTGGCGCCCCACCCCGCCTTGCCCCAGCCCGACGGCGCCGCCACCGTCCCCGGCTCGCCCAGGTAGCTGACGCCGACCGACACGCCTCCGGTCCAGTACCCCACCTTCCGCAGCCGGGCTACCGCCTTGTGAGTCAGTCGCACCATCACGCCGTAGGCGCCCTCGTCGGTCCGCAGGCCCGGCGGCAGGACGTGCGAGTGGCCGACCGTCTGCCGCCGCGTCGGCCGCTCCGGCACGTCCTCGCCGCGGACGGTGCGGTACCACTTCTCGCCGAGCAACTTGCTCCCCCACACGGCCGCCAGCACGCTCACCGGGGCGGCGCAGAACTGTTCGGTGGTGAACACGCCGTGCAGGTTCAGCCGCCGCTTCATCCGCGGCCCCACCCCGGGGAAGGCCTCGATCGGCAGCACGTGCAGGCGGTGCGGCAGGTCGTCGTCGGCGAACACGGTCAGGCCGTCGGGCTTCTTGAAGTCGGAGCCCATCTTGGCGAGGATCTCGTTCGGCCCGGCCCCGATCGAGCAGCGCATCTGGTCGCCGGCCCGTCGGTAAATCGCGTCCTTGATCGCCCGGCCGATCTCGACCACCCTGTCGCGCTTCCGCTCCGACTCGACCAGCCGGCACGACATCTCGTCGATCGACGCGATCGACTTGACCGGGATGACCGACCCGATGGCGTCCACGACGCGGTTGTGGAACGTGACGTACTCGCGGTGCCGGGCCTCCCTCAGGATGATCCTGGGGCACAGCTGCTTGGCCTCCCACACGGGCGTGCCGGTCTTCACGCCGAACGCCTTGGCCTCGTAGCTGGCGGCGATGCAGAAGGTGGTGTCGGCCTGCGTCGGGATGACGGCGACGGGCTTGCCGCGGAGGGCGGGGTCGAGCTGCTGCTCGACGGACGCGAAGAACGAGTTCATGTCCACGAACAGGTAGCGGAGCGGCACGGCGGCTCCCGTGGATGTGAGCGTAATGTCAGTAGTGGACTCCTGTCCATAGTAATGGCATAACCTCCCGTTCGGGGGATGCAACCGGAATCGACGGAATCCGGTCAAAAAGTGCTGCCCCGCGTGCCGGACGGGGAGAGCTCACGACCGATCAGGGCAGTGACGCGACCGCCGGGTGCCGCAGGTCGAGCCGGTATAGCACCTGGTTGTAGTCGTACCGCGGCACCCGGTCGGGGTTGCCGCTGAAGTCGTGCGTGAAAGTCCCCTCGAAGTGGATCGTCCGCCCGCCGTCGCGGTCGAGGATGGCGTGGTGGACGACGTTGTAGAACGTCTGCCGATCGTGCGTCGCCACCTTCATGGCCTTTTGGAACGGCCCGGTCGGGTGGTCGGCCTCCGCGTACCACACCTCGCCCAGGTGCGACGTGCCGCCGACCTGTCCGGCGAGCATCACCCAGCGCTTCCGGTACTCGTTCCAGCGCACCGACCCGCTGTGCAACTGCACGCGCTGGGCCGGCTTCGCCGCGTCCGCGGGGCAGAAGCGGGCGTGTTCCGCCTTCAGCTTCCCGGCCTTCAGCCAGGCGTGCTCGGTCTTAGAGTCGGTCGGCGGCAGCTCCTTCTGCCAGCGCCAGGTTCCGTCCGCCGGCTCACAAGTGAACGCCTCGTACCGCGTCGCGTCGAGGATCGCCTCCAGCGTCGCCGGCACACGGACGTTCGGGTTCGGGCTACCGAACAGCAGGTAGCGGGTGCCGCCGTCGTCCCACGGGATCGGGTGCCCGTTCGGCCGCCGCCACTTCTCGGCGAGCGGCAGCTGCTTGACGGGGACGAAGACGTCCTTCGCGTCGTCGTACACGGCGATGCCGTGCTCCAACTCGTCAGTCAGCCCCTTACGGCGGGTGTAGTGCGTCGCCAGGCGCTCCTTCCCGTCGGCGTCCGGGACGACACACGTGCAGAACACCCACACCACGCCGTCGGGCCGCTCCGGCAGCGGGATCATGGCGCGGGCGAAGCCGGTCTTCGGGTTTACGAAGTAGTCGTAAGGCAGACCTGCCGACGGGTCGAAGGCGGGTGTGGGGATCGGCGTGGTGGCGCCGGCGGTGCGGTAGAGGCCGAGCGGGTAGTCGAGCCGGTTGGTGTCGCCCCAGAACCAGAACGCCTTGCCGCGGTAGATGACCGACTGGACGCTGTCCTGCCCCACGACGCGGCCCAGGTTCGGGCTCACCGGCAGCGGCGACGGGTAGCCGAGCAGTTCGGTGTCGCGGAACCGACCTTCGCCCGTCAGGCGGCACAGCCGTTCCGCGGGGACAGTGCGCGCCACCTTGATCTCGCTCACCTTCCCCGGCTGCGGCGTCACCTTCGCGCCGGCGAAGCCGAAGCCGTCCTTCTTCACCTCGTAGCCGTGGCCGCGGACGGAGAGGTACACGTCGCGGCCCATCAGGCCCGGCTCCTGGAACGCGATGCGGCCGGCGCTGTCGGTGACGAAGCGGTCGCCGTGGACGGTGGTGAGTTCGACGAGCGGTACGCCGCGGCCGGTAGCGGCGTCGGTGACGCGGAGCTCGGCCCACGGCGCGTTCGGCGGCGCGGCGGGGGCCAGCAGGAGGGCGGCGACGACGGGGGAGAGCACGGCGGGCTCCGGGGTTCAGTCGGCGAACACGAACTCGTTCAGGTTCAGCACCACGCGGCACGCCGCGGGGAGGCCGTGCGCCGCGGCGTAGTCGCCGAGCGAACGCCGCTCGTCGGGCGTCGGCGCCCGCCCCGTCGCGATGCGGAACGCGGCCGCGGCGCGGCCGGTGTCGTCGGTCGCAAGGGGCCGCACCCGGTCCGCGAGGTGACCGGCCATCGTCACCGCCAGCCGGTTGTTCAGCAGCGCCAGCGCCTGCTGCGGCGTGATCGTCTGGTTCCGCCGGTCCACGGCGAGCGACGGGTCGGCGCAGTCGAGCGCCGCCATGAACGGCTGCTGCTTCGACCGCACCACGAACCGGTACACCGCCCGCCGGTGGCTCGCCGGGTCGTTCGGGTTGTGGAGGTGGTACTGGTAGTGCGGCGAGTGCTCGGGCCGCTCGACGACGAAGTCGCGGAAGCTCGGCCCGCCCATCGTGCGGTCGAGCTTCCCGGCCGCCCACAGGATCGAGTCGCGCACCACCTCGGCCTCCAGCTTCCGCCGGTTCTGCCGCCACAGGAAGCGGTTGTCGGCGTCGGCGCGGGCGTACTCCGCGTTCGTCGCCGAGCCCTGGCGGTACGTCGAACTCGTCACGATGAGCCGGTGCAGGTGCTTGAGGCTGTCGCGGTCGCGCAGTTCGGCGGCGAGCCAGTCGAGCAGTTCGGGGTGCGTCGGCAGCGCGCCCATGCGGCCGAAGTCGTTCGGCGTCTCGACGAGGCCGCGGCCGAAGTGGTACTGCCAGACGCGGTTCGCGGCGCTGCGCCAGACCAGCGGGTTCTTCGAGTCCGTGACCCACCGCGCGAGCGCCGCCCGGCGGTCGCCCTCGCGGTGGTTCGGCGGCAGGTCGAACGCCGCAGGGAGCCCCGGTAGCTGCGAGAGCGGCCCGGGTTGAACCTCGCGGCCGGGCTTGGTCACGTCGCCGCGCGGCAGCAGGTGGATCGGCCGCGGTCGGCCGGCGTTCGTGCCGGTGCCGACGAAGTTGCCCGAGCCGGTGTGAACCGCGCCGACGTAGGCGGTGCGCTGCGTCGGCGGTAGCTTCCGCAGTTCAAGATCGGCCCCGTCGCGGTCGGCGACTGCGGCCCGCCACGCGACGGCGTCCGCGGGCGCGAGCGCGTCGTCGAACCGCTTGGCGCGTCGGGCGGTGAGTGCCGTCACGTCCTCGGTCGCGGTGCCGGTCGGGAACTTGCCGTCGGTCAGGTTGGACCGGCGCCACCGCGGCGCTGCTTCGATGCTGTCCAGCGACGTGGCCGCCTTCCCGGCCGCCCGGTTGGCACCGGCCGCGTCGATCGCTTCGAGCTCGGACACGGCGAGGATGTAGTCCGTGGGCATCCGGCTGACGAGCCGCGTCGCGGTGAGGCGGACGTAGCGCCCCTTCGCGCCGTTGGCGGGCAGGCGTACCGCGGTCAGGCCGGGGTTGGGGAAGTCGGCCGCGGTGTGGTCGGCGACCAGCGCCGGCCGCGCGAACGCGGCGTCGTCGGACACTTCCACCTTGAACCGCACCGGGAAGCCGAACCCGGCGCCGATGCTGTTGAAGTCGTCGTGGCACGGCCGCAGCACGACGCGGTCGAGCGCCACGGTCTCGCCGAGATCGACCTGCACCCACTTCGCCCGGTCGGGCTGGGCCTCGATGGCCGAGTGGTAGCCGTGTTCCGCGGGGCGGGCGCCGGGCTGCTTCGCGGCCGCGATCTGCTTGTCGAGTTCGACCAACTCCGGCCCCGCTTTCGCCTTCGCGGCTGACTCGATGCGGCTCACCCGCTCCTGCGCCGCGGACCGCTTCGCGGTCAGCTCGGTGCGCTTCGCCCCGGTGGCGGGGTCGGGGTCGTACTGGCGGTCGGCCCGGTCGATGGCCGCGAACACGGCCTGCAACCGGTAATAGTCCTCCTGCGGGATCGGGTCGAACTTGTGGTTGTGGCACTGGGCACAATGCGCCGTCAGGCTCAAAAACGAGCCCACGGTGTTGGAGACGAAGTCGTCGCGGTCCAGGTGGCGGGCCACGCGGCCGTCGATCTTCGACTCGGGCAGCTCGACGTGGCCGATGAAGTCCCACGGGCCGGCTGACAGGAACCCGAGCGCCTCGAACCCGTCGGCGGTGCCGGGGAACAGCACGTCGCCGGCGATCTGCTCCTGCACGAACCGCGAGTACGGCTTGTCGGCGTTGAACGCCCGGATGACGTAGTCGCGGTACGGCCACGCGTTCGGCCGCGGCTGGTCCTTGTCGTACCCGTGCGTCTCGCCGAAGTGGACCACGTCGAGCCAGTGCCGCGCCCACCGCTCGCCGAAGTGCGGCGACGCCAGCAGCTTCTCGACCAGCTTCTCGTAGGCGTCGGGGGCGGGGTCGGCAGCGAAGGCGTCGATCTCCTCGGGCGTCGGCGGCAGGCCGATCAGGTCGAAGGAGAGCCGGCGGATGAGCGTGCGCCGGTCTGCTTCCGGCGAGGGAGACAGGTTGCGGGTGCGGAGCGTGGCGAGAACATAAGCGTCGATCGGGTTGCGGATCGGGAACGCGACGGCCGCGGGCGGGGTCGGCACCGGCGGCCGGGTCAGCGGCTTCAGCGACCACCAGTCGGCGGGGTTGGCGGCGGCCGAGCCGTCGTCGGGCCAGCGGGCGCCCTGCTCGACCCAGCTGCGGAGCACGCCCACCTGCGCGGCGGTGAGGCGTTCGCCGCGCGGGGGCATCACGTTGTCGGGGTCGGCGCCGCTCACCAGCTTCAGCAGGTAGCTGTCGTTCGCGTTCCCGGCCACGATTGCCTTGCCGCTGTCGCCGCCGCGCAGGGCGTCGGCGCGGCGGTCGAGGCGGAGGCCGCCCTTCTGCTTCTCGGGGCCGTGGCACGAGACGCAGTGCCGGTCGAGGATCGGCTTCACGTCCTTCGTGAAATCGACGGGCGGGCTCTTGGCCGGGGGAGCGGGCTGGGCGTCGAGGTGACCCGCGGCGAGGAGGCCGGCCGCGGCGAGCGCCACGGCCGCGGGGCCGGCGAGGCGGCAGAACATGGACGGCATCCCGAAGGAAGCGGGGCAGGGGTCCGCGCCCATTAACCTACACGACGAGGCAATCGGTCGCACCCCGGTTTCCCGCGCGTCACACTGCGGCTGACGCGGCGCGCCGCGCCGCCTCCACCCCGTCCACGAACCGCTTGCACTCCGGCAGCGCCTCCAGGAACATCCGCCCGTACGGCTTCGTCAGCACCCGCGGGTCGAACAGCACCACGATGCCGCGGTCCGTCGCGGTGCGGATCAGCCGGCCGAAGCCCTGCTTCAGCTTGATCGCCGCCTGCGGCACCTGAAATTCCATGAACGGGTTGCCGCCGTCCGCCGCGATCTTCTCCAGCCGCGCCTCTGTGAGCGGCCGGTCGGGCACCGCGAACGGCAGCTTCGTGATGATGACGTTCGAGAGCGCCTCGCCGCGCACGTCCACGCCCTGCCAGAAGCTGTCCACGCCGAACAGCACCGCCTTCGGCGCCGTCCGGAATTGCTCCAGCAGCCGCGGCGCCGGCAGCCCCGACCCCTGCGCCAGCAGCGTGTAGCCGTGCTTGGCGAACCACGGCCCCAGCTGGGCCGCGGCGCGGTTCAGGAACGTGTAGCTGGTGAATAGCACGAACGCCCGGCCCTTCGTCTTCTCGATGTACTCGGGGAGCCGCGCCAGCACCTCGTCCTCGTACTTCGCAGCCGACGCGGACGGGTCCGGCATGGTGCGAAACAGGTGGAGCTCGACCTGCTCGCGGAAGTTGAACGGGCTGCCGAGTTGGTGCGCCTCGGCCTCGTCGAGCCCGAGGCGGCGCTGGAAGTGGGCGAACCCCTCCTTCCCGCCCGCGGAGAGCGTGGCGCTCGCCATCACCACCGTCGGCACGCGGTCGTACAACTGGCGCTTCAGCTCGGGGCCGACCTCGATGGGGGCGCTGGCGAGCGACACCCGCGGCACCCGCCCGGCCCGCACCTCGACCCAGTACACCTGCCCCGGCAACTCCTGCCCGAGCCACTCGCGCACGCTCGTCGCCATGCCCATGAGCCGGTCGGCCCGGCTGACCAGCTCGATCTTCTCCTCGTCCGACTTCAGCTTGTCCGCGGCGGTCGTCAGCTGCGTCGCCAGCTTGTCCAACTCCTCGGACAGCCGGTCGGGCACCACGTTCTTCTCGCGGACGCGGCCGGTCCCCTTCGGCTGAATCTGCTGCCACTGGTGGACGGCGAGGAAGAACGTCTCCGCGGCCTGGCGGGTCCGTTCGAGCTGGGCGATGCTTTCGGCCGTGCCGAGGGTAGCGAGAATCCCCTTGTGCGACCGCGGGGCGAGGAGCTGGTTCAGGATGTACTCGACGCCGCCCTGCGACACCGCCAGCCCGAGGTGGTCCGCGGCCACGTCTTCGAGCGTGTGCGCCTCGTCGAAGATGACGACCTGGTAGTCCGGCAGCAGCCCGCCGCCGGAGCGCCGCAGGGCCAGGTCGGCGAAGAACAGGGCGTGGTTCACGACCAGCACGTTGGCCCCGAACACTTGCTTGCGGGCCTTGTAGTAGAAGCAGGTGTCGTGGGTGGGGCACTTCCGGCCGAGGCAGTTGCCGCCTTCGCTCTGCACCAGATCCCAGACGCTCTCGAACGGTTGAAGCGGCAGGTCGGCCTTGCTACCGTCGCGGGTCTGGCGCGACCAGCGGCCGATCTGCACGAGCTGGTCCACGGCCCCGGGCGTTTCCAGCAGCGAGTTCATCTTCTGCTGCGCGGTGTGGAGGCGGCGGAGGCTGAGGTAGTTGCCGCGGCCCTTGACCAGCACCGGCCGGAAGTCGAACGGCAGCGCCTTCTGGAGGAACGGCAGGTCCTTGCGGATGAGCTGTTCCTGGAGGCTGATGGTGTGCGTGGAGACGACGACCTTGAGGTCCTTCTTGGCCGCGGCGAGGATGGCGGGGACGAGGTAGGCGAAGCTCTTGCCGACACCCGTGCCGGCCTCGACGAGGAGCTTGTGCTTGCCGTCGATGGCGGCGGCGACGGCCTCGGCCATGTCGAGCTGCTGGGGCCGCGACTCGAAGCCGGGGTAGCTGGCGGCGACGAGCCCGCCCGGACCGAGGATGGACGCGATGGACATTTGGTGATTGTGCCAGCGGAGGGGTGGCCGGGGGAAGCCCGGTTGAGGGGGCGCGACCGAGCTTCTCGAAAAGGCTAGGGGTTACGCGGCTTTCGCAACATCGCCGCGCAGCTCGTCGAGGATCGGTCCACACAGCACGGCTTCCAGTTTCGCCAATACGCGGGCGACGTTGGCCCCGTCGAGTACGCGGTGGTCGTAGATGAGCCGCACGTCGCACCCGCCGTCCGCCGCGATCACGCCGTAGTTCAGCAGGGTCGTCCACGGCGAGAGCGGGTGGAGCGACTCGGCCCCGAGCCCGGAGTAGACCGACACCGCAAACGTGCCGGCGTAGTTCGCCCGCTGGCGGCCCACGTTCAGGGCGACCCACATCAGCAGCCGGCGGACGAGCCTCGGGTAGCCGGCGACGGTCAGGGCGCGGCGAAACGTCTTTACCTCATCGACCGGCGCGGTGGCCGCGTACTTGAGGTGGTCGGCGATTTGGCGAATCGACAGCGCGGCCGGGTCCTTGATCCGGTAGCCGAAGACCGCCTTCTCGCTCTCGTAGTCGCGCTCGACCGTGACGTACGCGGCGCTCGCCGGGTACTCGTACAGGTGGGCCCACGGGAACTTGACGTACGCCCGGCGGAGGTCGGGCACGTCCGCCGCGACGAGGGCGTACGCCTTGGTGAAGATCGCCGTCCAGGCTGGTCGGTCGGCAGTGGCGTTCCGGGCGGCGACGAGCGGGGCCAGGTTCATCCGCCGCTGGACCGGCACCGTGGGCACGCCGGCCGCGAAGTACATGAGGTCCGCGACCATCCGCCGCGGGCGGGAGAGTGCAACCGCTCGGCCGCGCATCGGGCTACCTCGTCGGCTTCACGGCCCGGAAGATGAACGCCTGCTGGGAGTAGCTGAGGCGGTGCTCGATGCGGGTGTACCCGGCGGCCGCGAGTTTCTCGGCGATCTCGTCGGCCGGGAGGTAGTGGAACCGGCCGGTCCGGGCCTCACGCTTCAGCCACGCCCCGTACCGCATCATCCGCCACGACCGCTTCAGGAATTCGAGCGGCCGCCGCGTCCGGAAGATGCCGCCGAGCGACTCGACCCCTACGCGCAGCCACGACGGCTCGGGCACGTTCACCGAGAACACGAACCGCCCGCCGGGCCGGATCACCCGCAGCACCTCGGCCAGGATGGTGTCGTACGCGGCGGTGGTCCACCGCCCCTCGGCCTCGGAGTACGACTCGGCATACGTGATCGAGAGGCCGGACACGGCGTGGTCGAACGAGTCCGACGGGACCTGCGACAACCCGTCGCTGAAGTTGTGGCACTCGAACCGGACGCGGTCCCCGGGCGGCGGGGCAAGCGTTTTGCGGAGCTTCGCGTACGCCTGCTCGTTCACCGCGGCGCAGTCCAGCCCGACCACCTCGGCGACGGCGCCGTTCGACCGCTCCCACAGGGCGGCGCTCAGCGGCCCGCTCCCGCAGCCGAGGTCGAGCCACCGCTCGCCGGCGGCCGGGGCGCACCAGTCGATGGTGTCGGTCAAGAGTTGGCGGTAGGGGCGGAGTTCTTGCTGCGACCAGAACGCCTTTGCACACTTCGCGTCCGGCCAGAAGTTCCGCACCGCGGGCGCCACGCCCATGCCTCGCCTCCGTGCCGTAAGGCCATTTCCCGTATCAGTGGTCTTACCCCCGGTGCCTCATCTCGCACAATATCACTTCCGCTCCCCGCTCGGAGTCGCGACCCGAGGTGCAGCTACAGGGCGTCGCCCTCGCGCGTCACGAGTTGCCGACGACCAGGTCCGAACGACGATCCGGGGAGCAGGACGAGAGGGGCACCCATGAAGGTCACGGTCGAGGCGACGGTCGCGGCGCCGGTCGAGGCGGTGTGGCGGGCCTGGACGACGCCCGACGACATCAAACAGTGGAACGCCGCGTCCGACGACTGGCACACCACCGCCGCCAGCGTCGACCTGCGCGTCGGCGGGCGGTTCTCGTCGCGGATGGAGGCCCGGGACGGCAGCGCGGGCTTTGACTTCGCCGGCACGTACACGACCGTCATTCCGCTCGAACTGATCGAGTGCGCGATCGGCGAACGGACGCTGCGCGTGGAATTCCACCCGAACGGGGCCGGCGGCGTCATCGTCCGCGAGACGTTCGACGCCGAGGAGACGCACACCGTCGAGCAGCAGCGCGCCGGCTGGCAGGCGATCCTGGACCGGTTCGCCCGGCACGTCGAGGGGCGCTCCTGACAGCCGTCACACGTTCGCCGTGGCGTTCTCGGCCGCCCCGGCCTCGCGCCGGCCGCGTGCCCACGCCAGCAGCGCGGCGGCCAATCCCTTCGCCGACGCCAGCCGCGCGTCGGGCCAGCGCAGCGCCGTCGCACACCACCGCGCCGCGGCTAGTGGCTCCGACTTGCGGACGACGTAGCCGAGCGTGCGGCACGTCGAGGCGTAGCCGGCGGCGATCACGCCCGCGGGCACTTCCTCGCCCACGGCGTAGCGCGTCTCGGCCCGGTGCATGATCGAAAGGGCCGTCGCCACGCGGTCGGCCAGCTTCTTCGACAGGTTACCGTGACCGGTGCGGTACGCCACCAGCTCCTCGTCCACGAAGTCGAAGCCGAACCGCGCCGCGACCCGCAGCCACAGGTCGTAGTCGATCGCTAAATCCCACCCGGGGTCGAACGCCCCCACGGCGCTGAACACCTCGCGCCGCACCACCACCGACGAGAAGCAGACGAAGTTCTGCACGAACATCGGCGTCAGCACGCGGCCGGTCGGCGGGGCGGGCGTCGGTGTGTGCGGCAGCTCGATTCCGTTCTCGTTCATCAGCGAGCGGCGGCAGAACACGACGGCTACGCCGTCCGTGAATCGTGCCAGCTGCTTCTCCAGCTTCGTGGGCTGCCAGGCGTCGTCGGCGTCGAGGAAGGCGACGAACCGGCCGCGGCTCAGGCCGATGCCGAGGTTCTTCGCCCGCGACTGGCCGAGGCGGTCGGAGCGAACGTACTTCACGCGCGAATCCACGAGGTACGGCCGGACCGCGGTGGGCGTGGCGTCCGAGGAGCCGTCGTCCACGATGAGCAGTTCCCAGCCCGGGAGCGTCTGCGCGACCACGGACTCGACCGCGGTCGGGAGGAAGCGGGCGTAGTTCTTCGCGGCCATCACCACGGAAACGAGCGGCTTGGTCATGCGCTCAGCGCCTGGAGGTGATCGCGGGCGGGCTTCGAGATGCAGAATCGGTACTTCCCGCTCGGTTCCTGCGGGATCGCGTCCACCAGTTCCACGGCGAACCGCACCGTCGGGCCGAACGTGTCGCGCACCAGCTTCTCGATCTGCGTGTGACTGGCAGGGCCGAACCCGTCGCCGGCGACGAGGCGGATACGCAAGTCGTGGATAGTTTCCTGCACGATCTGCACCTGGGCGGTGCCGTCGATCAGCAGCGCGAAGTTCTCGGTCAGCGAGATGCCGCTGACGAGCGTGCCGGCGGGCGTGACCACGTAGTCGGCCTCGCGGCCCTCGATGCGATCCAGCAGCGGCAGCCCGCGGCCGCACGTGCAGGCGCGCCCGGCGCCGACGGCCACGTCCCCGATCTGGTAGCGGATCAGCGGCATGGCGCGGTTTACGAGGTCGGTCACGACCAGCGGGCCGGGCGTGCCCGTGCGTGCTTCCACGAACACGTTGTCGGCGTTGACGTGGAGCCCGGCGTGGGCCTCGCACTCTGACGCGATCAGGCTCACTTCCTCGCACCCGTAGCGGTTCGTGACCGGCGTGCCGAACACCTCGGCGATCAGCTTCCGCTGGTAGTCGTGCAGCACCATCGCCGTCGAGATGATGCCGTTCGGGCGGATGTCGAGCACACCTGTCTTCTTCAGGTGGCAGGCGACGAGGTACAGCGAATGCGCGTGACCGAAGATCAGGCCGGGGCGGTGGCGGCGCACTTCCGCGGCGAACGCGGCGACCTTCGCGTCGGTGAGGTGGATGGTGTCGAGGTAGACGGCGCGGTC carries:
- a CDS encoding phenylacetate--CoA ligase family protein, with the translated sequence MLTFLNRHVAQPYFARRAKSRHLHYLRLLEQRQYDPPAAVAARQLAALKVQLTHAYATVPYYRRTWDAVGVNPADVKTLADLTAFPVLTKADIRAHESELLSTPYRCAKLRLKRTSGSTGVPLTIRVDEPAMQWKHACTIRSDQWSGYRLGQRVAKVWGNPEYLHHGWRGRLRNRLLDRAVYLDTIHLTDAKVAAFAAEVRRHRPGLIFGHAHSLYLVACHLKKTGVLDIRPNGIISTAMVLHDYQRKLIAEVFGTPVTNRYGCEEVSLIASECEAHAGLHVNADNVFVEARTGTPGPLVVTDLVNRAMPLIRYQIGDVAVGAGRACTCGRGLPLLDRIEGREADYVVTPAGTLVSGISLTENFALLIDGTAQVQIVQETIHDLRIRLVAGDGFGPASHTQIEKLVRDTFGPTVRFAVELVDAIPQEPSGKYRFCISKPARDHLQALSA